In the Kaistia algarum genome, one interval contains:
- a CDS encoding DNA recombination protein RmuC: MQDILFSLAGRPITLAETLLGGAGLALLMLFLVLVLAWRGAARRAALEADQHMQGAELQQRIADLVRIQSEMTGRMQTMAEVFGSRQSDLVRGLSERLDGFGHRIGQSMNETTRNTHEGLSRLHERLAVIDNAQRNITELSSQVVGLQQILANKQTRGAFGQGRMEAIIQDGLPAGGYAFQATLSNGNRPDCVVAFPNGAPDLVIDAKFPLEAWNAIRAAEGGEFARAAEVQFRRDVTKHVKDIAERYLIPGETQDTAFMFVPSESVFAEIHERFEDVVQAAHRLRVVIVSPSLLMLSIQVLQSVLRDVRMREQAHLIQGEVLKLMEDVGRVDERVLKLQAHFGQASKDIDDILISTRKLKNRGARIEQLEFGEEGSPAYDRQGDLLAGE, translated from the coding sequence CGCGGCGCGGCGGGCGGCGCTGGAGGCGGACCAGCATATGCAGGGCGCGGAACTGCAACAGCGCATCGCCGATCTGGTCCGCATCCAGTCCGAAATGACCGGCCGCATGCAGACCATGGCCGAAGTCTTCGGCTCGCGCCAATCCGACCTGGTGCGCGGCCTTTCCGAGCGCCTCGACGGGTTTGGCCACCGCATCGGCCAATCGATGAACGAGACGACGCGCAATACGCATGAGGGACTGAGCCGCCTGCATGAGCGGCTCGCCGTCATCGACAATGCCCAGCGCAACATCACCGAGCTTTCCTCGCAGGTCGTCGGGCTGCAGCAGATCCTCGCCAACAAGCAGACGCGCGGCGCCTTCGGCCAGGGACGGATGGAAGCGATCATCCAGGATGGCCTCCCGGCGGGCGGTTACGCCTTCCAGGCGACGCTCTCCAATGGCAACCGGCCGGACTGCGTCGTCGCCTTTCCGAACGGCGCGCCGGACCTCGTCATCGACGCCAAGTTTCCACTTGAGGCCTGGAATGCCATCCGCGCCGCCGAGGGCGGCGAGTTCGCGAGAGCCGCCGAAGTCCAGTTCCGCCGCGATGTCACCAAGCACGTCAAGGACATTGCCGAGCGCTATCTGATCCCCGGCGAGACGCAGGATACGGCGTTCATGTTCGTGCCGTCGGAATCAGTGTTCGCCGAAATCCATGAGCGCTTCGAGGACGTCGTGCAGGCGGCACATCGGCTGCGCGTCGTCATAGTCTCCCCGTCGCTGCTGATGCTCTCGATCCAGGTCCTGCAATCCGTGCTGCGCGACGTGCGCATGCGCGAACAGGCCCATCTGATCCAGGGAGAGGTTCTGAAGCTGATGGAGGATGTCGGCCGCGTCGACGAGCGCGTCCTGAAGCTGCAGGCCCATTTCGGCCAGGCTTCGAAGGATATCGACGACATATTGATCTCGACGCGCAAATTGAAGAATCGCGGCGCACGGATCGAGCAGCTCGAATTCGGCGAAGAAGGCTCGCCGGCCTATGACCGCCAGGGGGATCTGCTGGCGGGGGAGTAG
- a CDS encoding DUF924 family protein → MTDIDADILIRAHRFWCGELASVDHYPADKAALWFERRDETDEAIRAAFGSALDAVSAENWDLAALPREAQIGLVIFLDQFPRNLFRADPRAYAYDERARAVARDLVESGVQRFCLIERCFLYLPFEHSEALRDQDLSVRLYEELLADAPVEQAEIYRNFLTFAEKHRALIQRFGRFPHRNAELGRISTAEEVAFLAESGRGY, encoded by the coding sequence ATGACGGACATCGACGCAGACATTCTGATCCGGGCGCATCGCTTCTGGTGCGGCGAGCTTGCCAGTGTCGATCATTATCCAGCCGACAAGGCGGCACTGTGGTTCGAGCGACGCGACGAGACGGACGAAGCGATCCGCGCGGCCTTTGGCTCCGCTCTGGATGCGGTTTCGGCCGAGAACTGGGACCTCGCCGCCTTGCCGCGCGAGGCGCAGATCGGGCTCGTGATCTTCCTCGACCAGTTCCCGCGCAATCTCTTCCGTGCCGATCCACGGGCCTATGCCTATGACGAGCGGGCGCGGGCGGTGGCGCGCGATCTGGTCGAGAGCGGCGTTCAGCGCTTCTGCCTGATCGAGCGCTGCTTCCTCTATCTGCCCTTCGAGCACAGCGAGGCGCTGCGAGACCAGGACCTTTCCGTCCGCCTCTACGAGGAGCTCCTCGCCGACGCGCCAGTGGAACAGGCGGAAATCTACCGGAACTTCCTCACCTTCGCCGAGAAGCACCGGGCGTTGATCCAGCGTTTTGGGAGATTCCCGCACAGGAATGCCGAACTCGGGCGGATATCGACGGCGGAGGAGGTGGCATTTCTGGCGGAGAGCGGGCGGGGCTACTGA
- the recR gene encoding recombination mediator RecR, with protein sequence MARSVLGPEIERLIQLLAKLPGLGPRSARRAALALIKKKEQLLVPLAGAMNVAAERVKVCSVCGNIDTVDPCSICTDPERDGRILIVVEDVSDLWALERAGAMKARYHVLGGTLSPLDGIGPDDLTIDALVRRCASGEVAEVIIAVNATVDGQATAHVITDRLTATPVKVSRLAHGVPVGGELDYLDEGTLTAALRARTPF encoded by the coding sequence ATGGCCCGTTCCGTCCTTGGACCCGAGATCGAGCGGCTGATCCAGCTTCTCGCCAAGCTGCCCGGCCTCGGACCGCGATCGGCGCGGCGCGCCGCGCTGGCGCTGATCAAGAAGAAGGAGCAACTGCTGGTCCCGCTCGCGGGCGCGATGAATGTTGCGGCCGAGCGGGTCAAGGTCTGCTCTGTCTGCGGCAATATCGATACCGTTGACCCCTGCTCGATCTGCACCGATCCCGAGCGCGATGGCCGCATTCTCATCGTCGTCGAGGATGTCTCGGATCTCTGGGCGCTGGAGCGGGCCGGGGCCATGAAGGCGCGCTACCATGTGCTCGGCGGCACGCTGTCGCCGCTGGACGGCATCGGGCCGGACGACCTGACCATCGATGCGCTGGTGCGGCGCTGTGCCTCCGGCGAGGTCGCGGAAGTGATCATCGCGGTGAACGCCACCGTCGACGGGCAGGCGACGGCCCATGTCATCACCGACCGCCTGACGGCGACGCCGGTCAAGGTGTCGCGCCTCGCCCATGGCGTGCCAGTCGGCGGCGAACTCGATTATCTCGATGAGGGAACGCTCACCGCCGCGCTCCGCGCGCGGACGCCGTTCTAG
- a CDS encoding YbaB/EbfC family nucleoid-associated protein, with translation MSDFLGMMKKAKELQSKMQDMQAEVATIEVDGASGAGLVQITMTAKGDLRKLTIDPSLMKPDEVEILEDLIIAAHADARAKAEKAMADKMQALTGGLGLPPGLKLPF, from the coding sequence ATGAGCGATTTCCTGGGCATGATGAAGAAGGCCAAGGAACTGCAGTCCAAAATGCAGGATATGCAGGCCGAAGTCGCAACCATCGAGGTCGATGGCGCCTCCGGTGCCGGGCTCGTCCAGATCACCATGACCGCCAAGGGCGACCTCCGGAAGCTCACGATCGACCCCTCCCTGATGAAGCCGGACGAGGTCGAGATTCTGGAGGACCTGATCATCGCCGCCCATGCCGACGCGCGGGCGAAGGCCGAGAAGGCGATGGCCGACAAGATGCAGGCGCTGACCGGCGGCCTCGGCCTGCCGCCAGGCCTCAAGCTGCCGTTCTGA
- a CDS encoding DNA polymerase III subunit gamma/tau, whose translation MDGGDQISGTTTGAGGAYRVLARKYRPKSFDDLVGQEPMVRTLTNAFETGRIAQAYMLTGVRGVGKTTTARILARGLNYKTETIDRPTIEMPVLGVHCAEIMEGRHVDVIEMDAASNNGIDNIREIIEAVRYKPVTARYKVYILDEVHMLSGAAFNGLLKTLEEPPEHVKFIFATTEIRKVPVTVLSRCQRFDLRRIESGQLIGLLSSITQKENVEIDGEALAMIARAAEGSARDSLSLLDQAIAHGAGAIRAEDVRAMLGLADRARIVDLFEALMAGRTAEALSLLKHQYDIGADPSVVLQDLAAFTHMVTRFKVVPDPSDQAALPESERQRAAAFAAALSLRVLSRAWQMLIKGIDEVATSSRPLAAADMVLIRIAHVADMPTPDEALRLLKSGAALPASAPASPAPAASLPSGPTASARTGNGGLRPLPAVEAFAAPDPAPQPVPTPSAKAEPAIRFQRFDDLVAYVGMKRDVPLKLALETQVRVIRFDSTLLEFEPVDGAGRGLAAEIMRKVSDWTDTRFSVVVGKGATEPTIAEARAAMKLKARSDARSDPLVAAVLARFPGAEIVDVQIRSEEGADAILPPANIPATENPDEAPEAGED comes from the coding sequence ATGGATGGCGGCGATCAGATAAGCGGGACGACGACTGGCGCTGGCGGCGCCTATCGTGTCCTTGCGCGCAAATACCGGCCGAAGAGCTTCGACGACCTCGTCGGCCAGGAGCCGATGGTCCGCACGCTGACGAACGCGTTCGAAACCGGGCGGATCGCGCAGGCCTATATGCTGACGGGCGTGCGCGGCGTCGGCAAGACGACGACTGCGCGCATCCTCGCCCGTGGCCTCAACTACAAGACCGAGACGATCGATCGGCCGACCATCGAAATGCCCGTGCTTGGCGTCCATTGCGCCGAGATCATGGAAGGGCGCCATGTCGACGTGATCGAGATGGACGCGGCCTCCAATAACGGCATCGACAATATCCGCGAGATCATCGAGGCAGTTCGCTACAAGCCGGTTACGGCCCGCTACAAGGTCTATATCCTCGACGAAGTGCACATGCTCTCCGGCGCCGCCTTCAACGGCCTGTTGAAGACGCTGGAGGAGCCGCCGGAGCATGTGAAGTTCATCTTCGCCACCACCGAGATCCGCAAGGTGCCGGTCACGGTGCTGTCGCGCTGCCAGCGTTTCGATCTGCGCCGCATCGAATCGGGCCAGCTCATCGGCTTGCTCTCCTCGATCACGCAGAAGGAGAACGTCGAGATCGACGGCGAGGCGCTCGCCATGATCGCGCGCGCCGCCGAGGGCTCGGCTCGCGATTCGCTGTCGCTGCTCGACCAGGCCATCGCTCATGGTGCCGGCGCGATCCGCGCCGAGGATGTGCGCGCCATGCTCGGCCTCGCCGACCGGGCCCGCATCGTCGATCTCTTCGAGGCGCTGATGGCCGGCCGTACCGCCGAGGCGCTGAGTCTTCTGAAACATCAATACGATATCGGCGCCGATCCTTCCGTCGTGCTTCAGGACCTCGCCGCCTTCACCCATATGGTGACGCGCTTCAAGGTCGTGCCGGACCCTTCCGATCAGGCAGCCTTGCCCGAATCGGAGCGCCAGCGGGCGGCTGCTTTTGCGGCAGCTCTTTCGCTTCGCGTGCTGTCGCGCGCCTGGCAGATGCTGATCAAGGGCATCGATGAGGTCGCGACCTCAAGCCGGCCTCTCGCCGCCGCCGACATGGTGCTGATCCGCATCGCCCATGTCGCCGATATGCCGACACCGGACGAGGCGCTGCGGCTGCTGAAGTCTGGCGCCGCCCTTCCCGCATCGGCGCCGGCGAGCCCGGCGCCCGCCGCGTCGTTGCCTTCGGGTCCGACGGCTAGTGCCCGCACCGGCAATGGCGGGCTTCGGCCCCTGCCGGCGGTCGAGGCCTTTGCAGCGCCCGATCCCGCGCCGCAGCCGGTCCCCACGCCGAGCGCCAAGGCGGAGCCGGCGATTCGCTTTCAGCGTTTTGACGATCTGGTCGCCTATGTCGGCATGAAGCGCGACGTTCCGTTGAAGCTCGCCCTCGAGACGCAGGTGCGGGTCATCCGGTTCGATTCCACATTGCTCGAATTCGAGCCGGTCGATGGAGCCGGGCGGGGTCTCGCGGCCGAGATCATGAGGAAGGTCAGCGACTGGACCGATACTCGTTTCAGCGTCGTGGTTGGCAAAGGCGCGACGGAGCCGACCATCGCCGAGGCGCGGGCGGCCATGAAGCTGAAGGCGCGCAGCGATGCGCGCTCGGATCCCTTGGTCGCGGCCGTTTTGGCGCGGTTCCCCGGCGCCGAGATCGTCGACGTGCAGATTCGGTCGGAGGAGGGCGCGGACGCGATCCTGCCGCCTGCCAACATCCCGGCGACCGAGAACCCCGACGAAGCGCCGGAAGCCGGCGAAGATTGA
- the nudC gene encoding NAD(+) diphosphatase, protein MTRSVFSRLPTPEPSTLTGFSGNRLERRSEARNESTLAATLADPSARIFLLRGDDALLRSSESVDALFTLKEAHAVGAAMDDVILLGWDGSSPRLATTLTSDVSFDVDIFHAVSMRTLAINGAAGGLLADTADPATLGALAQARALLHWHGSCRFCGRCGTRTQMAQAGYRRDCPSCNAQYFPRTDPVAIMLATHGDQCLMGRQARFAPGTYSCLAGFVEPGETIEDAVRREIQEEAGIRIGRVAYHASQPWPFPMSLMIGCFAEAISTDIVPDTEELEDCRWFSRQETLAMLSGSHPAGLSTPPKMAIAHTLIRAWAEQ, encoded by the coding sequence ATGACCCGTTCCGTTTTTTCCCGCCTGCCGACGCCGGAGCCGAGCACCCTGACCGGCTTTTCTGGCAACCGTCTCGAACGCCGCAGCGAAGCGCGCAACGAATCGACGCTTGCCGCTACACTCGCCGACCCTTCCGCGCGCATCTTCCTGCTGCGCGGCGACGATGCCTTGCTGCGGAGCAGCGAATCGGTCGACGCGCTGTTCACGCTGAAGGAGGCCCACGCCGTTGGTGCGGCGATGGACGATGTGATCCTGCTCGGCTGGGACGGCTCTTCGCCGCGGCTGGCGACGACGCTGACATCCGACGTTTCGTTCGATGTCGACATCTTCCACGCTGTGTCGATGCGCACGCTGGCGATCAACGGCGCGGCCGGCGGACTGCTCGCCGACACCGCCGATCCGGCAACGCTGGGCGCGCTGGCGCAGGCTCGAGCGCTCCTTCACTGGCACGGCTCCTGCCGGTTCTGTGGACGCTGTGGCACGCGCACGCAGATGGCGCAGGCCGGCTATCGCCGCGACTGCCCTTCCTGCAACGCGCAATATTTCCCGCGCACCGATCCGGTCGCCATCATGCTCGCCACCCATGGCGACCAATGCCTGATGGGACGACAGGCCCGCTTCGCGCCGGGCACCTATTCCTGCCTCGCCGGCTTCGTCGAGCCCGGCGAGACCATCGAAGATGCGGTGCGCCGCGAGATCCAGGAAGAGGCCGGTATCCGCATCGGCCGCGTCGCCTATCACGCCAGCCAGCCCTGGCCCTTCCCGATGTCGCTAATGATCGGCTGCTTCGCCGAGGCGATCTCGACCGATATCGTGCCGGACACGGAAGAGCTCGAGGATTGCCGCTGGTTCTCGCGCCAGGAAACACTGGCGATGCTATCCGGTAGCCACCCCGCCGGCCTCTCGACACCGCCCAAGATGGCCATCGCTCACACGCTCATCCGCGCCTGGGCCGAGCAGTAG
- a CDS encoding glycosyltransferase family 25 protein produces the protein MRIHVINLERRPDRRNQFMEWNGHQPLRFEFLAAADGRRIDRARLIEQGLLDPADREFNNGALGNALSQLSLWQACAAGHQPFLVFEDDACLRGDFWRHARPLMERYLSAHPIILFGFNTDAVTALRGADGFVSVVRFDERIKRRPGYFRDYGKLQDVRPQLFQCLQFWGSLAYAITPAGARALINACFPLSSRARIEMIGEGRSVIPCGVDGMMNVALQEGRLKVLACYPPLVLGPNSHADSDIQRLGTVGAGAPDRRSHDQNVSATPARKSAAG, from the coding sequence TTGCGCATTCACGTCATCAATCTTGAGCGACGGCCAGATCGCCGCAACCAGTTCATGGAGTGGAACGGGCATCAGCCTCTTCGGTTCGAGTTCCTTGCCGCCGCCGATGGCCGGCGGATCGATCGGGCCAGGCTGATCGAGCAGGGCTTGCTCGATCCGGCCGACCGGGAATTCAACAATGGCGCGCTCGGCAACGCCCTCTCACAGCTTTCGCTCTGGCAGGCTTGCGCCGCCGGCCACCAACCGTTCCTTGTCTTCGAGGACGATGCTTGTCTGCGCGGTGATTTCTGGCGCCATGCCCGCCCGCTGATGGAGCGATACCTCTCAGCCCATCCCATCATCCTGTTCGGCTTCAACACCGACGCGGTCACGGCGCTCCGCGGCGCGGATGGCTTTGTCTCGGTCGTGCGCTTCGACGAGAGGATCAAGCGCCGCCCGGGCTACTTCCGCGACTACGGAAAACTGCAGGACGTGCGGCCGCAGCTGTTCCAGTGCCTGCAGTTCTGGGGATCGCTCGCCTATGCGATCACCCCGGCAGGCGCCCGAGCGTTGATCAACGCCTGCTTCCCCCTCTCGTCGCGGGCGCGCATCGAGATGATCGGCGAAGGCCGGTCCGTCATCCCGTGCGGCGTCGACGGCATGATGAATGTCGCCCTTCAAGAGGGCAGGCTCAAGGTCCTCGCCTGCTATCCGCCCCTGGTGCTGGGTCCGAACAGCCATGCCGATTCGGATATTCAGCGATTGGGCACCGTGGGAGCGGGGGCGCCCGATCGCCGGTCACATGATCAGAATGTCTCAGCGACACCGGCGCGAAAATCCGCCGCCGGATAG
- a CDS encoding prephenate dehydratase has protein sequence MKKVVFQGEPGANSHIACANVLPDYEAVPAPTFEDCFQAMTRGDVDLAMIPIENSLAGRVADIHHLLPDSGLHIIGEYFLPIRFQLMAPFGATLQTIRTVESHVHALGQCRRILREHGWRAIVAGDTAGAARLVAEAGDLSRAALAPRLAAEIYGLDILAENVEDAEHNTTRFVVLAREPVHARAGNGPVITTFVFRVRNIPAALYKALGGFATNGINMTKLESYQLGGRFFATQFYADVEGHPDDRALSLALEELQFFSDEVRILGVYPAADFRAGVAETF, from the coding sequence ATGAAGAAAGTCGTGTTCCAGGGCGAGCCGGGAGCCAATTCCCACATCGCCTGTGCCAATGTCCTGCCCGACTATGAAGCGGTGCCGGCGCCGACCTTCGAAGATTGCTTCCAGGCGATGACGCGCGGCGATGTCGATCTCGCCATGATCCCGATCGAGAACTCGCTCGCGGGCCGCGTCGCCGACATCCATCATCTGCTGCCGGATTCGGGGCTGCATATCATCGGCGAGTATTTCCTGCCGATCCGCTTCCAACTCATGGCGCCGTTCGGAGCAACGCTCCAGACGATCCGCACGGTGGAGAGCCACGTTCATGCCCTCGGCCAATGCCGGCGCATCCTGCGCGAGCATGGCTGGCGCGCCATCGTTGCTGGCGATACTGCGGGGGCGGCACGCCTCGTGGCCGAGGCGGGCGATCTGAGCCGCGCCGCGCTCGCGCCGCGCCTGGCCGCCGAAATCTACGGCCTCGATATCCTGGCCGAGAATGTCGAGGACGCCGAGCACAATACGACCCGTTTCGTGGTCCTGGCGCGCGAGCCCGTTCATGCCCGCGCCGGCAATGGGCCGGTCATCACCACCTTCGTGTTCCGCGTTCGGAACATCCCGGCGGCGCTCTACAAGGCGCTCGGCGGCTTTGCGACCAACGGCATCAACATGACGAAGCTGGAAAGCTACCAGCTCGGCGGCCGCTTCTTCGCGACGCAGTTCTACGCGGATGTCGAGGGTCATCCCGACGACCGCGCGCTTTCGCTCGCGCTGGAGGAACTGCAGTTCTTCTCCGACGAAGTCCGGATCCTTGGTGTCTATCCGGCGGCGGATTTTCGCGCCGGTGTCGCTGAGACATTCTGA
- a CDS encoding 3-deoxy-manno-octulosonate cytidylyltransferase encodes MNLSNRALVLVPARMASTRLPGKPLADIHGEPMIVHVWRRAVEAAIGPVVVASDDSSIVAAIRKVGGEAVMTRSDHPNGSSRIHEAAGLVDPERKFDIIVNVQGDLPTIEPSSVRAAFQPLADPAVDIGTIAAFIETEADRLNENIVKIVGSPKRIAGVPSDRHLRALYFTRATAPWGEGPLYHHIGLYAYRRAALDRYVALPPSPLEMREKLEQLRALEAGMRIDVEVVDAVPLGVDTPAELERARLLLDPGASARIDGSLSSKEKPSK; translated from the coding sequence ATGAACCTTTCGAACCGAGCGCTGGTCCTCGTTCCGGCGCGTATGGCTTCCACCCGCCTGCCGGGGAAGCCCCTCGCCGACATCCATGGCGAGCCGATGATTGTGCATGTCTGGCGTCGGGCCGTCGAGGCCGCGATCGGGCCGGTCGTGGTCGCCAGCGATGATTCGTCCATCGTCGCCGCGATCCGCAAGGTCGGCGGCGAGGCGGTCATGACGCGATCGGACCATCCGAACGGTTCTTCCCGGATTCATGAGGCCGCCGGCCTCGTCGATCCTGAACGAAAGTTCGATATCATCGTCAACGTGCAGGGCGATCTGCCGACGATCGAGCCGTCTTCTGTGCGCGCTGCGTTCCAGCCGCTCGCCGATCCCGCCGTCGACATCGGTACCATCGCCGCCTTCATCGAGACGGAGGCTGACCGCCTCAACGAGAACATCGTCAAGATCGTCGGCTCGCCGAAGCGGATCGCCGGCGTGCCGTCGGACCGGCATCTGCGGGCGCTGTATTTCACCCGCGCCACGGCGCCATGGGGCGAGGGGCCGCTCTATCATCATATTGGTCTCTATGCGTATCGCCGCGCCGCGCTCGATCGCTATGTCGCCCTGCCGCCGTCGCCGCTCGAAATGCGCGAAAAGCTGGAACAATTGCGGGCCCTGGAGGCTGGCATGCGCATCGATGTCGAGGTCGTTGACGCGGTTCCGCTCGGTGTCGATACTCCTGCCGAACTCGAAAGAGCCCGCCTTCTCCTCGATCCCGGCGCGTCGGCGCGCATCGACGGATCCCTGTCCAGCAAAGAAAAGCCTTCGAAATGA
- a CDS encoding c-type cytochrome has product MDSFERNKILGAILGTLLLVMSLGIIAGAVYAPAEAEKPGFVIEVAEAPAAGGAAPAVAQDPPIAVLMQTANAEAGATVAKKCAACHNFVEGAGAKVGPDLYGVLDRPIGEMAGFKYSAPLQKAHEAGEKWTYEHLYHFLKKPSADMPGTAMGFAGLPKPEDRANVIAYLRTLAATPEPLPTPEAAAPAAAPADAAPAPVKPADAAPAAPAAPVAEPAAPAAPAAEPAPAPAAPAPAPATPAPAPAAPAPANP; this is encoded by the coding sequence ATGGATTCTTTCGAGCGTAACAAGATTCTTGGCGCGATCCTCGGCACGCTGCTGCTCGTGATGTCGCTCGGCATCATCGCCGGAGCCGTCTATGCGCCGGCCGAGGCGGAGAAGCCCGGCTTCGTGATCGAGGTAGCGGAGGCACCGGCAGCTGGAGGCGCGGCTCCCGCCGTGGCCCAGGACCCGCCGATCGCCGTCCTGATGCAGACGGCGAACGCAGAGGCTGGTGCGACCGTCGCGAAGAAATGCGCCGCCTGCCACAATTTCGTGGAAGGCGCCGGCGCCAAGGTCGGCCCCGATCTCTACGGCGTACTGGATCGTCCGATCGGCGAGATGGCCGGCTTCAAATATTCGGCGCCGCTGCAGAAGGCGCACGAAGCCGGCGAGAAGTGGACCTATGAGCATCTCTATCACTTCCTGAAGAAGCCGAGCGCCGACATGCCCGGCACCGCCATGGGCTTTGCCGGTCTGCCGAAGCCGGAAGATCGCGCCAACGTCATCGCCTATCTGCGCACGCTGGCGGCCACCCCGGAGCCGCTGCCGACGCCGGAAGCCGCCGCTCCGGCTGCCGCACCCGCCGATGCAGCGCCGGCTCCCGTCAAGCCTGCGGATGCAGCTCCGGCAGCGCCCGCTGCCCCCGTCGCGGAACCAGCGGCTCCGGCCGCTCCGGCTGCCGAGCCTGCGCCAGCCCCTGCGGCTCCCGCACCGGCGCCTGCGACCCCCGCACCAGCTCCTGCGGCACCGGCACCGGCCAACCCATAA